Genomic DNA from Methanosarcina sp. MTP4:
AGAAACAGGAAATGAATAAAACCTATAACTTCCACATTCCAGAGGATAACCGATGAATTCAATAAAGCCCCGGGACATTCCCCTTTACATCTACCACGCAGGACAGTGCAACCCTAAAAAATGCACAGGCAAAAAAATGGCCCGCTTTGAGCTTGCCCGCCTTTTTGAGAAAATATCAAAACTACCTCGCTCGGCAATTCTCCTTGACCCATTTGCCGAAAAAGCCATATCTCCGGCTGACAGCACGGAAAAGGGAATAATCGTGCTTGACTGCTCCTGGGAAGAAGTCGAGAGGGTTTTTCCCGAACTTGAAAAGCTGAACCTCCAGCACCGGGCCCTTCCCTACCTGCTTGCGGGAAACCCGGTAAACTTCGGAAGACCTTTCAAGCTCAACTCAGCCGAGGCTTTTGCAGCAGCCCTCTATATTCTGGGGCATAAGGAGCAGGCTGAAAAAGTCCTTTCTAAATTTAACTGGGGACACAGTTTCCTGGAATTGAACCATGAACCTCTAGAGGATTATTCGAAAGCAAAAAACAGCAGTGAAATAGTGAGAATCCAGAGCTATTACATATAACCATTTCTCAAAAACAATTTCTCAAAAACAATTTCTCAAAAACAATTTCTCAAAAACAATTTCTCAAAAACAATTTCTCAAACTCAGGTAAAGGAGCGTTATTATTTATGGTCACCGGGATCCAAAAACAGATCGGAGTCATCGGGGCAGGCGCCTGCAGTGAGGAAGTGGAATCCAATGCGGAAGCTGTGGGCAGGGAAATTGCCAGGAAGGGAGCTTTGCTCCTCTGCGGGGGACTCGGGGGAGTTATGGAAGCTGCGTCTCGCGGGGCAAAAAAGGAAGGAGGGACGACCCTCGGGGTCCTTCCAGGAATCCGGAGAGAAGATGCAAATCCCTGGATCGACGTTGCTATCCTGAGCGGGATGGGACACGCCAGGAACGCGCTGATAGCCCAGTCTTCGGACGCCCTGATAGCCGTGGGCGGGGAGTACGGGACTCTCTCGGAAATTGCGCTCGGCCTGAAGATGGGAAAGCCGGTGGTCGTACTTGAATCAAAGTGGAAAATCGAAGGGACGCAGCGGGCGAAAAACCCGAAAGAAGCCGTTGAAACCGCTTTCAGGCTGATAGAGGAAAGAACCGGGTGAATAATCAAGGATAAGGGACTATGGCTGAAGGAGAGGAGATGGAGGGAAAGAGCGCACAGGGAATCACAGCACATAAATTTTGGATGTATGAAGGCTATTGAGCCCGATTTTTCTCGGAAAAGTTCAACAGTTTATTATAAAATCCAATCCAAAAATTTATATTCAAGAAGGAAACTCAAGAAATAAAGAACCATTCTACAGTCAAACGGAGATTAATTTCGGGGTACGCTGACATTTCAGCAAAAAAATATATAAAAAATTATACTGGAGTTTCAAATGCATCTTATCGTAACGGAAAAGAATATCGCGGCGAGGAGGATAGCCGCAATCCTGGCACCGAAAAGCCCTAAAAAAGAAAGGGTCAGCGGAGTGGATACCTACCAGTACGAAATAGTTACCGGCAAGAATAAGCAGGAAACTATTGTCATCGGGCTTTCCGGGCACATAGTCGGGATTGATTTTCCAAAGGAATACAACAACTGGCAGAAGGTCGATGCAAAAGACCTGATAGGTGCCGACATCATAACGACTCCCATTAACAGGAAGATCGTGGCCGCCCTGAGGAAGCTCGGGAAAGAAGCCGGAAAGGTTACAATTGCCACTGACTATGACCGGGAAGGGGAACTGATCGGAGTCGAAGCTCTCAATATCATAAAAAAGGTGAGCCCTGACATCGGTTTTGACAGGGTCCGCTACAGCGCCATTACCCCGAAAGCCATTGAAGATGCATTTTCAAACCCTACTCCTGTGGACTTCAACCTAGCAGATGCCGGGCATTCCAGGCAGGTCATCGACCTGGTCTGGGGTGCAGCCCTGACCCGCTACATATCCCTTGCCGCAGGCAGGCTCGGGAGGATGTTCCTGTCCGTAGGCAGGGTCCAGTCCCCAACCCTCTCCCTGATCGTGGACAGGGAAAAAGAGAGGGAAGCCTTTGTCTCCACCCCTTACTGGGAAATCCATGCCGAACTCGAAAACGGCAAAAAAGAAACTTTTCCCGCCCAGCACGCGACCCGGCGCTTCCTGGAGAAAGAGGAAGCTGACAGGGTCTTTGCAAAACTTGGAAAAAAGGCAACCGTGCAGGAAATAGAAAGGGGAAACCGGCTCGACCAGCCCCCTACTCCATTTAATACCACGGGCTTCATCAGCGCTGCAAACGCAATAGGGCTTACTCCCTCAAACGCTATGCGCATAGCCGAATCCCTCTATACAAACGGGTACATCTCATATCCCAGGACCGACAACACAGTCTATCCCGAAACCCTGGACCTCAGGGCCCAGATCGAAATTTTCACGGAAGGGCCCTTCCAGGAGTACGCAAACGCCTTGCTGGCGAAAAAGGAGCTCAAGCCCACCCGTGGGAAAAAGGAAACTACCGACCACCCCCCGATTTACCCGGCTTCCCTTGCAAAGGAATCGGAGCTGAAAGAGGACGAATGGAAGGTCTACGGACTGGTGGTCAGGCGCTTTTTTGCAACCTTTGCCGAGCCCAGCGAATGGGAGACCCTGCGCATAAAGCTTGACATAAACGAAGAAGAGTTCAAGGCAAGCGGGGCAAGGCTTGTTGTCCCTGGCTGGAGATGGTACTACGACTACAACAAG
This window encodes:
- a CDS encoding DNA topoisomerase I codes for the protein MHLIVTEKNIAARRIAAILAPKSPKKERVSGVDTYQYEIVTGKNKQETIVIGLSGHIVGIDFPKEYNNWQKVDAKDLIGADIITTPINRKIVAALRKLGKEAGKVTIATDYDREGELIGVEALNIIKKVSPDIGFDRVRYSAITPKAIEDAFSNPTPVDFNLADAGHSRQVIDLVWGAALTRYISLAAGRLGRMFLSVGRVQSPTLSLIVDREKEREAFVSTPYWEIHAELENGKKETFPAQHATRRFLEKEEADRVFAKLGKKATVQEIERGNRLDQPPTPFNTTGFISAANAIGLTPSNAMRIAESLYTNGYISYPRTDNTVYPETLDLRAQIEIFTEGPFQEYANALLAKKELKPTRGKKETTDHPPIYPASLAKESELKEDEWKVYGLVVRRFFATFAEPSEWETLRIKLDINEEEFKASGARLVVPGWRWYYDYNKPEDRLLPELSEGETLKVAKKEMLDKETQPPGRYGQGRLINMMEELGLGTKATRHEIISKLYSRAYIHGTQVQPTKTSFAVMDTLEKYSPTITKPDMTQILEENMDRIAEGKISEAEVLEESREMLKEVFSELEKNRDKVVESLQAGLREDKIIGNCPDCGNEIMVRRSKRGGRFIGCSNYPDCTFSLPLPRSGQIVVTDKICKEHGIHHLRIVNYGKRPWDLGCPQCNFIEWQKAKQEEQDKIPDQERPKSIKEINGVGKVTAEKLGEAGISTVEDLIKANPFELAKVTNISIKKIKNWQVTCGAAIESC
- a CDS encoding TIGR00725 family protein translates to MVTGIQKQIGVIGAGACSEEVESNAEAVGREIARKGALLLCGGLGGVMEAASRGAKKEGGTTLGVLPGIRREDANPWIDVAILSGMGHARNALIAQSSDALIAVGGEYGTLSEIALGLKMGKPVVVLESKWKIEGTQRAKNPKEAVETAFRLIEERTG
- a CDS encoding DUF367 family protein yields the protein MNSIKPRDIPLYIYHAGQCNPKKCTGKKMARFELARLFEKISKLPRSAILLDPFAEKAISPADSTEKGIIVLDCSWEEVERVFPELEKLNLQHRALPYLLAGNPVNFGRPFKLNSAEAFAAALYILGHKEQAEKVLSKFNWGHSFLELNHEPLEDYSKAKNSSEIVRIQSYYI